The following are from one region of the Nitrospirae bacterium YQR-1 genome:
- a CDS encoding metal-dependent transcriptional regulator yields MNNCTEADEYLESLWYINEKSQGAVSDICEHNVSRLSEDTRGGLSDEIIEKLVSENFIEIDEAGKSIKLTPKGLERARHIVRAHRLAERLLYDVMGKNIEDGACEFEHIVTMELVDSICTLLGHPKECPHGLPIPQGKCCELSAKSVNSSVIHLDELDIGKYARIAYVNCPNDQLIHRLNGLSIRPGVTVKLHQSYPTFVIECEGMHIALDNELAENICVWRESEFIDGSKLVAKTKKRKFPFLGRLKK; encoded by the coding sequence ATGAATAATTGCACTGAGGCGGATGAATATCTGGAAAGCCTCTGGTATATAAATGAAAAAAGTCAGGGAGCGGTGTCGGATATATGTGAGCACAATGTCAGCAGGTTAAGTGAAGATACGCGTGGCGGGTTAAGTGATGAGATAATTGAAAAATTAGTTTCGGAAAATTTTATAGAAATAGATGAGGCCGGTAAGTCAATAAAGTTGACTCCTAAGGGGCTTGAGAGGGCAAGACATATAGTGCGAGCACACCGTCTTGCTGAGCGGCTTCTTTACGATGTCATGGGGAAAAACATAGAGGATGGGGCTTGTGAATTTGAGCATATCGTGACGATGGAGCTTGTTGACAGTATTTGCACACTGCTGGGGCACCCTAAGGAGTGTCCTCACGGGCTGCCTATACCACAGGGTAAGTGTTGCGAACTCTCGGCTAAATCGGTCAACAGCTCGGTGATACATCTGGATGAACTCGATATTGGTAAATATGCACGCATTGCCTATGTTAACTGTCCAAATGACCAGCTTATACACAGGCTTAACGGCCTGAGCATCAGACCAGGTGTTACCGTTAAGCTGCACCAGAGCTATCCAACCTTTGTTATCGAGTGTGAGGGGATGCATATTGCGCTGGATAACGAGCTGGCTGAGAATATTTGTGTCTGGCGTGAAAGCGAATTTATTGATGGCTCTAAGCTTGTTGCTAAAACAAAAAAGAGAAAGTTTCCGTTTTTGGGCAGACTGAAGAAATGA